Proteins encoded together in one Dehalococcoidia bacterium window:
- a CDS encoding Gfo/Idh/MocA family oxidoreductase → MKTDLAFGVAGLGFGANHARVLASLPGARLAAICDSDPSRLKQAPRPPGTKAYGDFREMLAAERLDAVVIALPAALHEEAALAAVEAGCALLVEKPLAPSLAAGRRLVQAAAAAGVPLMAGHIERFNPAVQEAARRVQQGEVGRVLQITARRAGALRVPPRDLNVVHDSAIHDIDTARLIAGTEVAEAYAAAVSGVVTPLENGIAGVLRFEAGDGQGPIATLEVNWLSPRRLRDLVVLGEQGLLVLDYAAQTLDFYRTPEQRTGPVRDWADSRFARGPGGTRIDIEPREQLVAELEAFVAALQSGGPLPVSARDALAALAVADALTESARSGRPVVPERIE, encoded by the coding sequence ATGAAGACGGACCTCGCCTTCGGTGTCGCCGGCCTCGGCTTTGGCGCGAACCACGCCCGCGTGCTCGCCTCCCTCCCGGGCGCGCGCCTGGCCGCCATCTGCGACAGCGACCCGTCGCGCCTGAAGCAGGCCCCGCGCCCTCCCGGCACGAAGGCCTACGGCGACTTCCGGGAGATGCTGGCGGCCGAGCGACTCGACGCCGTCGTCATAGCCCTGCCCGCCGCCTTGCACGAGGAGGCCGCGCTGGCCGCGGTCGAGGCGGGCTGCGCCCTGCTGGTCGAGAAGCCGCTGGCGCCCTCGCTGGCGGCAGGGCGCCGGCTGGTGCAGGCCGCGGCAGCGGCCGGCGTGCCGCTAATGGCCGGCCACATCGAGCGCTTCAATCCGGCAGTGCAGGAGGCCGCGCGGCGCGTGCAGCAAGGCGAAGTCGGTCGCGTGCTCCAGATCACCGCCCGCCGCGCCGGCGCCCTCCGCGTCCCGCCGCGCGACCTCAACGTCGTCCACGACAGCGCCATCCACGACATCGACACAGCGCGCCTCATCGCCGGGACAGAGGTCGCGGAAGCTTATGCCGCCGCCGTCAGCGGCGTCGTGACGCCGCTGGAGAACGGCATCGCCGGCGTCCTGCGCTTCGAAGCCGGCGACGGGCAGGGGCCGATCGCCACGCTCGAGGTCAACTGGCTCTCTCCCCGACGACTGCGCGACCTGGTGGTGCTCGGCGAGCAGGGCTTACTCGTGCTCGATTACGCCGCCCAGACGCTCGACTTCTACAGGACACCGGAGCAGCGCACCGGCCCCGTGCGCGACTGGGCGGACTCGCGCTTCGCCCGCGGCCCCGGCGGCACCCGCATCGACATCGAGCCCCGAGAGCAACTCGTGGCCGAGCTGGAGGCGTTCGTCGCGGCGCTGCAGAGCGGCGGGCCGCTGCCCGTGAGCGCGCGCGACGCGCTCGCCGCCCTGGCCGTGGCGGACGCGCTCACGGAGTCGGCCCGCAGCGGCAGGCCTGTGGTCCCGGAACGGATCGAATGA
- a CDS encoding nucleotide sugar dehydrogenase encodes MSADLRVAVVGLGKVGLPLAAQFASKGASVLGCDVDEGVVGAVNDGECPISGEPGLEEALAAARSAGMLRATTDTAAAVRESDVVVCIVPVGIDPERRPDFKHLDAAAAAISGGMRPGHLVVLETTVPVGVTRQRFGRDLARGSGLAPADFDLAYSPERVYSGQVFRDLRTYPKVVGGVSPKAGDRAAAFYRRMLDAEVMLLPDAETAEFAKLAESIYRDVNIALANELARAADALGIDYAAAARAANSQPFSHLHTPGVGVGGHCIPVYPYFLLDALPDLRLVSAGRDLNDGMAGYAVEVLEDALRQTGVTSLEGRTVLVLGLAYRGNVKESAFSSTLLMAAALRARGVRVLVHDPLFSPDEIRGQGLEPSPLPPEAAVDAAVLQAAHREYESLDLSALRGCRVFLDGRGAFERARVEAAGIRYAGIGAGASR; translated from the coding sequence ATGAGCGCGGACTTGCGAGTCGCCGTCGTCGGGTTGGGGAAGGTCGGCTTACCCCTGGCGGCCCAGTTCGCTTCCAAGGGCGCAAGCGTCCTGGGCTGCGACGTGGACGAAGGCGTCGTCGGCGCGGTGAACGACGGCGAGTGCCCGATCAGCGGCGAGCCGGGCCTGGAAGAGGCCCTGGCGGCGGCGCGCTCCGCCGGCATGCTGCGCGCGACCACGGACACCGCCGCCGCCGTGCGCGAGAGCGACGTCGTCGTTTGCATCGTGCCGGTGGGCATCGACCCTGAGCGGCGGCCCGACTTCAAGCACCTGGACGCCGCCGCGGCCGCGATCTCCGGCGGGATGCGGCCCGGCCACCTCGTGGTCCTCGAAACGACGGTGCCGGTAGGGGTGACCCGCCAACGCTTCGGCCGCGACCTCGCCCGCGGCTCCGGCCTGGCGCCGGCCGACTTCGACCTGGCCTACAGCCCCGAACGCGTGTATTCGGGCCAGGTGTTCCGGGACCTGCGGACCTACCCGAAGGTGGTGGGCGGCGTCAGCCCGAAAGCGGGCGACCGGGCCGCGGCCTTCTACCGCCGCATGCTGGACGCCGAGGTAATGCTGTTGCCGGATGCCGAGACGGCCGAATTCGCCAAGCTCGCGGAAAGCATCTACCGCGACGTGAACATCGCCCTGGCGAACGAGCTAGCGCGGGCCGCGGACGCGCTCGGGATCGACTACGCGGCCGCGGCTCGCGCCGCGAACTCCCAGCCGTTCTCACACCTGCACACCCCTGGCGTGGGCGTGGGGGGCCACTGCATCCCCGTGTACCCCTACTTCCTGCTGGACGCGCTCCCGGACCTGCGCCTGGTTTCTGCCGGCCGCGACCTCAACGACGGCATGGCGGGCTACGCGGTCGAGGTGCTGGAGGACGCCCTCAGACAGACCGGCGTGACCTCACTCGAGGGCCGCACCGTCCTCGTCCTGGGGCTCGCCTACCGGGGAAACGTCAAGGAGTCGGCGTTCTCAAGCACGCTCCTCATGGCGGCAGCGCTCCGCGCCCGCGGAGTCCGCGTCCTCGTGCACGACCCCCTGTTTTCGCCGGACGAGATCCGGGGGCAGGGCCTCGAGCCCTCGCCGCTGCCGCCGGAGGCGGCGGTGGACGCCGCCGTCCTGCAGGCGGCGCATCGCGAGTATGAGAGCCTGGACCTCTCGGCGCTTAGGGGCTGCCGGGTGTTCCTCGACGGCCGGGGCGCCTTCGAGCGCGCGCGGGTGGAGGCGGCCGGCATCCGTTACGCCGGCATCGGCGCGGGCGCTTCCCGCTAG